In Gloeocapsa sp. PCC 73106, the genomic stretch AATTAAAGATTTTGTTTAGGTGCGATCGCCAAATCTCTTGACTTACTCAATTTGAGTGAGCCTTGCTTCTAATTCTTCGATACTACTAAAATCAAGTAGTGCTTCACCGAGACTTTC encodes the following:
- a CDS encoding DUF4351 domain-containing protein, whose amino-acid sequence is ESLGEALLDFSSIEELEARLTQIE